A section of the Microbacterium sp. MM2322 genome encodes:
- a CDS encoding ABC transporter permease encodes MAYYILRRILQVIPVFLGATLLIYFMVFGLPGDPVAALFGDKQPPQAVIDSLREQYKLNEPFIVQYANYLGGIFRLDFGTTFSGQSVNDVLARTVPVTMRLAIMSVAIAFVLALVIGALSAIWKGSIFDNGALVTALIFIAIPIFVLCFLAQYFLGVQLGWFRPTVGGRNDWGDLWLPAIVLGLSVYASSMRLTRASMIETLGQDWVRTAYSKGLSRRRVIPVHVLRNSMIPMVTDTATQFGILMVGATVTEGIFNVPGVGNTLFTAITQRETPTVVSFVTIFVVIYVLVNLVVDLLYGLLDPRIRYVK; translated from the coding sequence GTGGCCTATTACATCCTCCGACGGATCCTGCAGGTGATCCCCGTGTTCCTCGGGGCGACCCTGCTGATCTATTTCATGGTCTTCGGTTTGCCCGGAGACCCGGTCGCCGCGTTGTTCGGTGACAAGCAGCCGCCTCAGGCTGTCATCGACTCGCTACGCGAGCAGTACAAGCTCAACGAGCCGTTCATCGTGCAATACGCGAACTACCTGGGCGGCATCTTCCGCCTCGACTTCGGGACGACCTTCTCCGGTCAGAGCGTTAATGATGTGCTTGCCCGCACGGTCCCCGTCACGATGCGTCTCGCGATCATGTCCGTAGCGATCGCCTTCGTTCTCGCCCTCGTCATCGGCGCGCTGTCCGCCATCTGGAAGGGCTCGATCTTCGATAACGGCGCCCTCGTCACGGCGCTCATCTTCATCGCCATCCCCATCTTCGTCCTCTGCTTCCTCGCCCAGTACTTCCTCGGCGTTCAGTTGGGATGGTTCCGGCCCACGGTCGGCGGACGCAACGATTGGGGTGACCTGTGGCTCCCCGCGATCGTGCTCGGCCTCAGCGTCTACGCGTCCAGCATGCGTCTGACCCGTGCCTCCATGATCGAGACGCTCGGTCAGGACTGGGTCCGAACGGCCTACTCGAAGGGCCTCTCGCGGCGGCGGGTCATCCCCGTCCACGTCCTCCGCAACTCGATGATCCCGATGGTCACCGACACGGCGACCCAGTTCGGCATCCTGATGGTCGGTGCCACGGTCACCGAAGGCATCTTCAACGTGCCCGGCGTGGGTAACACGCTGTTCACGGCGATCACCCAGCGAGAGACGCCGACCGTGGTCTCCTTCGTCACGATCTTCGTCGTGATCTACGTTCTGGTGAACCTGGTCGTCGACCTTCTCTACGGCCTGCTCGACCCGAGGATTCGCTATGTCAAGTAA
- a CDS encoding ABC transporter substrate-binding protein produces the protein MEDTLKRNKIGVAGLALLGATSLVLAGCASSGGDANTDDNSSGGTTTEVITTNGSEPQNPLIPTNTNETGGGKVVDSIFAGLISYKADGSVENDAAESITTDSPTQLTVKIREGLKFTNDEDVTADSFIKAWNYGALASNKQNSSYFFEDIEGFSYEKDSELTGLKKVDDLTFTITLNKPASDFAQRLGYSAYAPLPSVAFDDMKAFGENPIGNGPYKLAKEGAWQHNVRIDLVVNEDYEGPRKPKNGGLDIVFYNNPDGAYTDLLGGNLDVLDTIPDSALENYKTDLDDRSVNQPAAIFQSLTIPEWLDGFQTDEEGKLRRAAISHAINREQITDVLFKGTRTPAKDFTSPVIDGWSDAVPGNDVLEYDPELAKELWDQANAIKPYSGEDFTISYNADGPHQAWVDAVSNSVSKVLGIKAVGKPFPDFATYLDARDNEKVDAFRSGWQADYPGLYNFLGPLYATGAGSNDGKYSDKKFDELLAKGISETDEAARNATLLEAQSVLFEDLPAIPLWYSNVNGGWADGVKNVEFGWNSVPLYYEITK, from the coding sequence ATGGAGGACACTTTGAAGCGCAACAAGATCGGCGTGGCAGGCCTCGCCCTGCTCGGCGCCACCAGCCTGGTTCTCGCGGGCTGCGCCAGCAGCGGCGGCGACGCCAACACGGACGACAACTCGTCCGGCGGCACCACGACCGAGGTCATCACGACCAACGGCTCTGAGCCCCAGAACCCGCTCATCCCCACCAACACGAACGAGACCGGTGGCGGCAAGGTCGTCGACTCGATCTTCGCGGGCCTCATCTCCTACAAGGCCGACGGCTCCGTCGAGAACGACGCCGCCGAGTCCATCACCACCGACTCGCCCACGCAGCTGACGGTCAAGATCCGCGAGGGCCTGAAGTTCACCAACGACGAAGACGTCACCGCCGACAGCTTCATCAAGGCGTGGAACTACGGTGCGCTCGCATCCAACAAGCAGAACTCGTCGTACTTCTTCGAGGACATCGAGGGCTTCAGCTACGAAAAGGACTCGGAGCTGACCGGTCTGAAGAAGGTCGACGACCTCACCTTCACCATCACGCTCAACAAGCCGGCCTCTGACTTCGCTCAGCGTCTGGGCTACTCGGCCTACGCGCCCCTTCCGTCCGTCGCATTCGACGACATGAAGGCGTTCGGCGAGAACCCGATCGGCAACGGCCCGTACAAGCTGGCGAAGGAAGGCGCGTGGCAGCACAACGTCCGCATCGACCTGGTCGTCAACGAGGACTACGAAGGACCGCGCAAGCCGAAGAACGGTGGCCTGGACATCGTCTTCTACAACAACCCGGACGGTGCCTACACCGACCTCCTGGGCGGCAACCTCGATGTGCTGGACACCATCCCCGACAGCGCTCTGGAGAACTACAAGACCGACCTCGACGATCGCTCGGTCAACCAGCCTGCCGCGATCTTCCAGTCGCTGACGATCCCCGAGTGGCTCGATGGCTTCCAGACCGACGAAGAGGGCAAGCTCCGCCGCGCCGCGATCTCGCACGCCATCAACCGCGAGCAGATCACCGACGTCCTCTTCAAGGGCACCCGCACGCCCGCGAAGGACTTCACGTCGCCGGTCATCGACGGCTGGAGCGACGCGGTCCCCGGCAACGACGTCCTCGAGTACGACCCGGAGCTCGCCAAGGAGCTGTGGGACCAGGCGAACGCCATCAAGCCGTACAGCGGTGAAGACTTCACGATCTCCTACAACGCCGACGGTCCTCACCAGGCCTGGGTGGACGCGGTGTCGAACTCCGTCTCGAAGGTTCTCGGCATCAAGGCCGTGGGCAAGCCGTTCCCGGACTTCGCGACCTACCTCGACGCTCGCGACAACGAGAAGGTCGACGCCTTCCGCTCCGGCTGGCAGGCGGACTACCCGGGTCTGTACAACTTCCTCGGCCCGCTGTACGCAACCGGTGCCGGCTCGAACGACGGCAAGTACTCGGACAAGAAGTTCGACGAGCTGCTCGCCAAGGGCATCAGCGAGACGGACGAGGCTGCGCGCAACGCCACGCTCCTCGAGGCGCAGTCGGTCCTCTTCGAAGACCTCCCCGCCATCCCGCTCTGGTACTCGAACGTCAACGGCGGTTGGGCCGACGGCGTGAAGAACGTTGAGTTCGGCTGGAACTCGGTGCCGCTCTACTACGAGATCACCAAGTAA
- a CDS encoding CPBP family intramembrane glutamic endopeptidase — MAAFTDLPATPSAPSRARLWWEIAIILALSLGRSAVYSVLSLIEALTRAPLGDQQTSLNPGAAPSAVWDVIDQFLGAIFAFAPVALALYFLWEPARSGFAKIGLTFEKFGRNIGGGALLVVVIGVPGLGLYALGRVLGITVQVDASPLDSSWWTVPLLLLAALRAGLLEEVIMVGYLFDRLRQLGWNTWTIIFSTAALRGSYHAYQGFGPLVGNMAMGVVFGWVYSRWGRVMPLVVAHVLIDIIAFVGYPLAAAWWPGVFGPPAG; from the coding sequence ATGGCAGCGTTCACGGACCTCCCCGCCACCCCATCCGCCCCGAGCCGCGCCCGGCTGTGGTGGGAGATCGCGATCATCCTCGCGCTCTCCCTCGGACGATCGGCGGTCTATTCGGTCCTATCGCTCATCGAAGCGCTCACCCGGGCGCCCCTGGGCGACCAGCAGACATCCCTCAACCCCGGCGCCGCCCCCTCGGCCGTGTGGGATGTCATCGATCAGTTTCTCGGGGCGATCTTCGCGTTCGCACCGGTCGCACTCGCCCTCTACTTCTTGTGGGAGCCGGCGCGATCCGGGTTCGCGAAGATCGGGCTCACCTTCGAGAAGTTCGGGCGCAACATCGGCGGGGGCGCCCTGCTGGTCGTGGTCATCGGTGTCCCCGGGCTGGGCCTCTACGCTCTGGGACGCGTGCTGGGGATCACGGTGCAAGTGGATGCCTCGCCGCTCGACTCCTCGTGGTGGACCGTGCCGCTGCTCCTGCTCGCGGCGCTTCGCGCGGGTCTCCTCGAAGAGGTCATCATGGTCGGCTACCTCTTCGACCGCCTGCGCCAGCTCGGGTGGAACACGTGGACGATCATCTTCTCCACGGCGGCGCTGCGCGGTTCCTACCACGCGTATCAGGGGTTCGGTCCGCTCGTCGGCAACATGGCGATGGGCGTCGTGTTCGGCTGGGTCTACTCCCGCTGGGGCCGGGTGATGCCGCTCGTCGTCGCGCACGTGCTCATCGACATCATCGCGTTCGTGGGGTACCCGCTCGCAGCCGCGTGGTGGCCGGGGGTGTTCGGCCCGCCCGCGGGCTGA